The Bacillus sp. Y1 genome has a window encoding:
- the ptsP gene encoding phosphoenolpyruvate--protein phosphotransferase yields MNFLNGIAASSGIAIAKAYRLVEPDLTFTKKTIDNDTVEIDRFRAALSQSKVELEGIRDKAKVELGADKAAIFEAHLLVLSDPELVSPIEDKIKTDKVNAEFALKETADMFVAMFESMDNEYMKERAADIRDVTKRVLSHLLGVQIVNPSMISEEVIIVAEDLTPSDTAQLNRQFVKGFTTDIGGRTSHSAIMARSMEIPAVVGTKTATEEIQNGDLVIVDGLNGQVYINPTAEEVERFKSEHAAFEAQKAEWAKLVNEQTVTSDGHHVELAANIGTPKDLKGVVNNGGEGVGLYRTEFLYMGRDQLPTEEEQFESYKAVLEGMDGKPVVVRTLDIGGDKELPYLNLPKEMNPFLGFRAIRLCLEEQDMFRTQLRALLRASVYGNLKIMFPMIATLSEFRQGKAILEEERQKLQAEGVAVSEKIELGIMVEIPSTAVIADQFAKEVDFFSIGTNDLIQYTMAADRMNERVSYLYQPYNPAILRLVKMVIDAAHKEGKWAGMCGEMAGDEQAIPVLLGLGLDEFSMSATSILKARSQIRNLSKADMEALASEVLQMSTTEEVLEAVAKATQR; encoded by the coding sequence ATGAACTTTTTAAATGGAATTGCTGCATCTAGCGGAATAGCAATCGCAAAAGCATACCGTTTGGTAGAACCTGATTTAACCTTTACAAAAAAGACAATCGACAACGATACAGTTGAAATTGATCGTTTCCGTGCGGCACTAAGTCAATCAAAGGTTGAACTTGAAGGTATTAGAGACAAGGCAAAAGTAGAATTAGGTGCTGATAAGGCAGCTATTTTTGAAGCGCACTTGCTCGTACTAAGTGATCCAGAGCTTGTTTCTCCAATTGAAGATAAAATTAAAACAGATAAAGTAAATGCTGAATTTGCTTTAAAAGAAACAGCTGATATGTTTGTAGCGATGTTTGAGTCAATGGACAATGAATACATGAAGGAAAGAGCTGCTGATATTCGCGATGTAACAAAACGCGTTCTTTCTCATTTACTAGGTGTACAAATCGTTAACCCTAGTATGATTTCAGAAGAAGTAATTATCGTTGCTGAAGATCTTACACCATCAGACACAGCACAGCTAAATCGCCAATTTGTGAAAGGCTTTACAACCGACATCGGTGGTAGAACATCTCACTCAGCGATTATGGCTCGCTCAATGGAAATTCCAGCAGTTGTAGGTACAAAGACCGCAACTGAAGAAATTCAAAACGGCGATCTTGTGATTGTAGATGGATTAAATGGACAAGTCTATATTAATCCAACTGCTGAGGAAGTTGAACGTTTCAAGTCCGAGCACGCTGCTTTTGAAGCACAAAAAGCTGAGTGGGCAAAGCTTGTTAACGAGCAAACGGTCACTTCCGATGGACATCATGTGGAGCTTGCTGCAAATATCGGAACACCTAAAGATCTAAAAGGTGTTGTTAACAATGGTGGCGAAGGTGTAGGTCTTTATCGTACTGAATTCCTTTACATGGGCCGTGACCAGCTTCCAACAGAAGAGGAGCAGTTTGAATCATACAAAGCTGTTCTAGAAGGAATGGATGGAAAGCCAGTTGTTGTTCGTACATTAGACATTGGTGGAGACAAAGAACTTCCTTACTTAAACTTACCGAAGGAAATGAATCCTTTCTTAGGATTCCGTGCGATCCGTTTATGTCTTGAAGAGCAAGATATGTTCCGTACGCAACTTCGTGCACTTCTTCGTGCAAGTGTATATGGAAACTTAAAAATTATGTTCCCAATGATTGCAACACTTTCTGAATTCCGTCAAGGAAAAGCAATTCTTGAAGAGGAGCGTCAAAAGCTTCAAGCTGAAGGAGTCGCTGTTTCTGAGAAAATTGAACTAGGAATCATGGTAGAAATCCCTTCTACTGCTGTTATTGCTGATCAATTTGCTAAGGAAGTTGATTTCTTCAGTATTGGAACAAATGACTTAATCCAATACACAATGGCTGCTGACCGTATGAACGAAAGAGTATCTTACTTGTATCAGCCATACAATCCAGCTATCTTACGTTTAGTAAAAATGGTTATTGACGCTGCACACAAAGAAGGCAAGTGGGCTGGAATGTGTGGAGAAATGGCTGGCGACGAGCAAGCGATCCCTGTTCTTCTCGGCTTAGGCTTAGATGAGTTCTCTATGAGTGCAACTTCTATCCTAAAAGCACGCTCTCAAATCCGTAACTTGTCAAAAGCAGATATGGAAGCATTAGCTTCAGAAGTGCTTCAAATGAGCACAACGGAAGAAGTGTTAGAGGCAGTAGCGAAAGCAACTCAACGATAA
- a CDS encoding NAD(P)-dependent oxidoreductase, which produces MELNANSTIGFIGLGVMGKSMARNLVKAGYKVVAYTRTKEKAQDILDEGVAWIESPEAITEEADIIITMVGYPSDVEQIYLGEKGIVHTARPGSFLIDMTTSTPTLAKKINNESKKKGIYSVDAPVSGGDIGAREGKLSIMVGGDQKVFDALQPIFQVLGSNIVYQGSAGAGQHTKMCNQIAIASNMLGVCEAVVYAEKAGLDPTTVLKSISSGAAGSWSLSNLAPRIIEGDFSPGFYIKHFIKDMTIALDEAEQMGMMTPGLSLAKSLYEKLAEQGEENSGTQALYKYWQ; this is translated from the coding sequence ATGGAACTGAATGCAAATAGCACAATCGGATTTATTGGTTTAGGTGTCATGGGGAAAAGTATGGCGAGAAATCTAGTAAAAGCAGGCTACAAGGTCGTTGCCTATACCCGTACAAAAGAAAAAGCACAAGATATTTTAGATGAAGGTGTAGCTTGGATTGAATCCCCAGAGGCTATTACTGAAGAGGCTGATATTATCATAACAATGGTTGGATATCCATCTGATGTTGAACAAATTTATCTAGGAGAAAAAGGAATTGTACATACGGCGAGACCAGGTTCTTTCTTAATAGATATGACGACCTCCACACCTACATTGGCTAAAAAAATAAATAACGAGTCTAAGAAAAAGGGAATCTATTCTGTAGACGCTCCCGTTTCAGGTGGAGATATTGGAGCGAGAGAGGGCAAGCTTTCCATAATGGTTGGTGGAGATCAAAAGGTTTTTGATGCATTACAACCTATTTTTCAGGTGTTAGGAAGTAATATTGTGTATCAAGGAAGTGCTGGAGCTGGTCAGCATACCAAAATGTGTAACCAGATTGCCATTGCATCTAATATGCTTGGTGTTTGTGAGGCGGTTGTATACGCGGAAAAAGCAGGGCTTGACCCGACAACAGTACTAAAAAGTATTTCATCGGGAGCAGCGGGGAGCTGGTCTCTTTCAAATCTTGCGCCAAGGATCATTGAAGGGGATTTTTCTCCAGGTTTTTATATCAAACACTTTATTAAAGATATGACAATTGCTTTAGATGAAGCGGAACAAATGGGAATGATGACTCCTGGATTATCACTTGCCAAATCGTTATACGAGAAATTAGCGGAACAGGGCGAGGAAAATAGTGGTACACAGGCTCTATATAAATATTGGCAATAA
- a CDS encoding aminotransferase A, with product MEHLVNSKVKNIEISGIRKFFNMVAGTKDMISLTLGQPDFPTPEHVKEAGKKAIDENFTTYTHNAGYIELRTAAAQFVQTKYGLSYNPNDEIIITSGASEAIDITFRTILEEGVEVILPGPVYPGYEPIIKLCGAEPVYADTRDNNFRMTADIISNYITDKTRCIVLPYPSNPTGVSLTKEELSDIAKLLKDKEIFVLADEIYSELVFDHKHFSIGTILKEKTIVINGLSKSHSMTGWRIGMIFAPSSITEHILKVHQYNVSCASSVSQMAALEALTVGINDAVEMRQAYMVRREYVYERLTNMNLSVVKPDGAFYYFVKLPEPFTNSFDFALQLVQERGVAVVPGSAFSPLGEGYIRISFAYSMEVLAEALDRLAAFLKDHKS from the coding sequence TTGGAACATTTGGTTAATTCAAAAGTAAAAAACATTGAAATATCTGGAATCCGTAAGTTTTTTAATATGGTTGCAGGCACAAAGGATATGATTTCATTAACTCTAGGCCAGCCAGATTTCCCTACACCAGAGCATGTGAAAGAAGCAGGAAAAAAAGCGATTGATGAAAATTTCACTACATATACTCATAATGCTGGATACATTGAACTGCGTACAGCAGCTGCTCAATTTGTTCAAACTAAATACGGTTTATCTTACAATCCAAACGATGAAATTATTATCACTTCGGGTGCTAGCGAAGCGATTGATATTACGTTTCGAACCATTTTAGAAGAAGGTGTGGAGGTTATATTACCTGGACCTGTCTATCCTGGATATGAGCCAATTATTAAATTATGCGGTGCTGAGCCTGTATATGCGGATACAAGAGATAACAACTTCCGAATGACTGCTGACATTATTAGCAACTACATAACAGATAAAACTCGTTGTATCGTCTTACCCTATCCGTCCAACCCTACTGGAGTAAGTTTAACAAAGGAAGAATTAAGTGATATTGCAAAATTGCTAAAAGACAAAGAAATATTTGTATTAGCTGACGAAATATACAGTGAATTAGTATTTGACCATAAGCATTTCTCAATTGGTACGATTCTAAAAGAAAAGACGATCGTCATCAATGGTCTTTCTAAATCACATTCCATGACTGGTTGGAGAATTGGTATGATTTTTGCTCCTAGTTCTATAACTGAACATATCTTGAAGGTTCATCAATATAATGTCTCTTGCGCTTCTTCTGTTTCTCAAATGGCTGCATTAGAAGCACTTACTGTAGGCATAAATGATGCAGTTGAGATGAGACAAGCCTATATGGTAAGAAGAGAATATGTATATGAGAGATTAACCAACATGAATTTGTCAGTTGTGAAACCAGATGGTGCCTTTTATTACTTTGTAAAGCTACCAGAGCCGTTTACCAATTCGTTTGACTTTGCCCTACAATTAGTTCAAGAACGAGGCGTTGCTGTCGTACCTGGAAGTGCATTTTCTCCGCTTGGTGAAGGATATATACGCATCTCGTTTGCTTATTCCATGGAAGTACTTGCTGAGGCATTAGATAGGCTGGCGGCATTTTTAAAAGATCATAAGTCATAA
- a CDS encoding DinB family protein — MNKVEITQAYESLNQWFQSLTEVDEQKWIAPIEEGKWSMAAVLSHLLFWDRFSLKERFPFMKEGANLPSFPDFQTVNDKAREYAESGITKNELLQELIYTRMELLSVISSYSEEELDTSFSIGDHQFTIREYFVDFIQHDYHHKNQIEVLLS; from the coding sequence ATGAATAAAGTAGAAATTACACAAGCTTATGAAAGTTTAAATCAATGGTTTCAATCACTAACTGAAGTAGATGAACAAAAGTGGATTGCACCCATAGAAGAAGGGAAATGGTCAATGGCAGCAGTTCTTTCCCATCTGTTATTCTGGGACCGCTTTTCACTTAAGGAAAGATTTCCTTTCATGAAGGAAGGTGCTAATTTGCCATCATTTCCTGATTTTCAAACGGTAAACGACAAGGCCCGTGAATATGCGGAAAGTGGAATAACGAAAAACGAATTGTTGCAAGAGTTAATTTATACTAGAATGGAGCTTCTCTCCGTTATAAGTTCCTATAGTGAAGAAGAGCTTGATACTTCATTTTCTATTGGTGATCATCAGTTCACTATACGTGAATATTTTGTAGACTTCATTCAGCATGACTATCATCATAAAAATCAAATAGAAGTGTTACTTTCATAG
- a CDS encoding chemotaxis protein produces the protein MDNKKGILLESGTNELEIVEFSIGKNKFGINVIKVKEIINPVQVTQVPHSHPHVEGIIELRGEVLPVVNVANALGFPPSQSPEQDKFIVAEFNKQKIVFHVHTVTQIHRISWDQIEKPSEMYQGPESQIIGVVKLHGEMILLLDFEKIVVEINPETGINVQQVKKLGQRERSTKKLVVAEDSPLLRKLLHDTLNEAGFTNIEFFENGKDALQYLEAITSQGKNITDEVQLVITDIEMPQMDGHHFTRRIKENSQIAKLPVIIFSSLITDDLRHKGQMVGANAQVSKPEIAELVQLIDKHIL, from the coding sequence ATGGATAATAAAAAAGGAATTTTGTTAGAAAGTGGAACAAATGAACTAGAAATCGTTGAATTTAGTATCGGCAAAAATAAATTCGGTATTAATGTTATAAAAGTGAAGGAAATAATAAATCCCGTTCAAGTTACTCAGGTACCTCATTCCCATCCGCATGTAGAGGGAATCATTGAGTTAAGAGGGGAAGTATTACCAGTTGTGAATGTGGCTAATGCATTAGGATTTCCTCCTTCACAATCTCCTGAACAGGATAAATTTATTGTTGCAGAATTTAACAAACAAAAGATTGTCTTTCACGTTCATACTGTCACACAAATTCACCGGATTTCTTGGGATCAAATTGAAAAGCCTTCAGAAATGTATCAAGGTCCAGAGAGTCAAATTATTGGAGTTGTAAAGCTTCATGGTGAAATGATCTTGCTACTTGATTTTGAAAAGATTGTAGTTGAGATCAACCCAGAAACAGGGATTAACGTTCAGCAAGTTAAGAAGCTTGGCCAAAGAGAAAGATCCACGAAGAAATTGGTGGTTGCAGAGGATTCACCATTATTAAGAAAGCTTCTTCATGACACGCTAAATGAAGCAGGGTTTACCAATATTGAGTTTTTTGAAAATGGAAAAGATGCCCTTCAATATCTAGAAGCCATCACTTCTCAAGGGAAAAACATAACAGATGAAGTACAGCTCGTTATCACGGATATAGAAATGCCTCAAATGGATGGACATCATTTTACAAGAAGAATAAAAGAAAATAGTCAAATTGCAAAATTACCGGTTATTATTTTCTCTTCCTTAATTACCGATGACCTTCGTCATAAAGGACAAATGGTTGGTGCAAATGCACAGGTTAGTAAACCTGAAATAGCTGAATTAGTTCAATTGATTGATAAGCATATATTATAA
- a CDS encoding YkyB family protein, with translation MSQEKTHHPPLKPTIENLSQAIFIVNRHAKTAPNPKFLYELKRNALQKLIKEGKARKEGLHFSNNPRYSQQQSDVLVVCGNYSFHLPPSKQDFESLPHLGKLDNNIRNPRAVLSLNQAKKLLSIYTGMKEEPNVSYKKKGYEKPVFKKLGESYF, from the coding sequence TTGAGTCAGGAAAAAACACATCATCCTCCCTTAAAACCAACGATAGAAAACCTCTCACAGGCAATCTTCATTGTGAATCGTCATGCAAAAACCGCTCCAAATCCAAAATTTTTATACGAATTGAAGCGAAACGCCTTACAAAAGCTTATAAAAGAAGGAAAAGCAAGAAAGGAAGGATTACACTTCTCGAACAATCCTAGATACAGCCAACAACAATCAGATGTACTCGTCGTGTGTGGAAATTACTCCTTTCATCTTCCCCCATCAAAACAGGACTTTGAGAGTCTACCACACTTAGGAAAATTAGATAATAATATACGTAATCCGAGAGCTGTTCTATCTCTCAATCAGGCAAAGAAGCTTCTATCTATATACACCGGAATGAAAGAAGAACCGAATGTTTCTTATAAGAAAAAAGGTTATGAGAAACCTGTCTTTAAAAAACTAGGTGAAAGCTATTTTTGA
- the ppx gene encoding exopolyphosphatase, with translation MNKWAVIDIGSNTIRLVIYIETINYFYKEVENIKAVARLRKYLNEDKVLSYEGVQKCLTILKGFKEIIDFNGITEVKCVATATIRQAVNKSEILEKMKVELGFDIQILSEEEEAYLGFLAVVNTTAVKDGVTIDIGGGSTEITYYQNKTLVHSHSFPFGVVSLKEKFMSGSRMTNEERMALQKMVLEALESLPWLKNKQVPIVAIGGSARNIAQVHQHLKNYPLAGIHQYDMSPDDLHNILQMMESMEVADIEKLEGLSKDRADIILPALEVFDMLCMYVQATRFIFSKRGLREGILYKEKGGGKKPSNFILESSIDHLIRDYGIEEGHSDHVSWLAKQIYFELSNVFGNKTNEYSERLIEQSARIYYIGQYVDSDVSSQHTFNLLAHQSIDGITHKERLILAFIASYKNWALLKQYSTPFIEWFSKGELKDIRIAGAMVKLASALDSSKRMLVKKIKVQKSQDELVFQLTCVGNTFVEQYQAEKQLRHLEKSLKYNITLNFVADR, from the coding sequence ATGAATAAGTGGGCTGTAATCGATATAGGCTCGAACACCATACGATTAGTGATTTATATAGAAACCATCAACTATTTCTACAAGGAAGTTGAAAATATTAAGGCTGTTGCAAGGCTTAGAAAATACTTAAACGAAGACAAGGTTCTCTCCTATGAAGGAGTTCAGAAATGTCTAACGATCCTAAAAGGATTTAAAGAAATTATTGACTTTAATGGTATAACTGAAGTGAAATGCGTGGCCACAGCAACCATACGACAGGCAGTGAATAAGTCTGAAATACTTGAAAAGATGAAGGTAGAACTGGGCTTTGATATCCAAATTTTAAGTGAGGAAGAAGAAGCATATCTTGGCTTTTTAGCCGTAGTGAACACTACTGCCGTAAAAGATGGTGTGACTATAGATATTGGTGGGGGGAGCACAGAAATTACGTATTATCAAAATAAGACGCTTGTACATTCGCATAGTTTTCCGTTTGGTGTCGTGTCTTTAAAGGAAAAATTTATGAGTGGGAGCCGGATGACAAATGAAGAAAGAATGGCTCTGCAAAAAATGGTTTTGGAAGCTTTAGAATCATTACCTTGGCTTAAGAACAAACAGGTTCCGATTGTCGCCATCGGGGGGAGCGCGAGAAACATCGCTCAAGTTCATCAACATTTAAAAAACTATCCATTAGCAGGAATTCATCAGTATGATATGAGTCCTGATGATTTACATAATATATTACAAATGATGGAGAGTATGGAGGTTGCTGATATTGAAAAATTAGAGGGACTATCAAAAGACAGAGCCGACATCATCCTTCCAGCCCTTGAAGTATTCGACATGCTTTGTATGTATGTTCAAGCAACACGTTTTATTTTTAGTAAAAGAGGTCTAAGAGAAGGAATCCTTTACAAAGAAAAAGGCGGGGGAAAGAAACCATCTAATTTTATATTAGAAAGTAGTATTGATCACCTGATTAGAGATTATGGGATTGAGGAGGGCCATTCCGATCATGTGTCATGGTTAGCAAAACAAATTTACTTCGAACTTTCTAATGTTTTCGGGAATAAAACAAATGAATATAGTGAGCGTCTCATTGAACAAAGTGCACGCATATATTATATCGGGCAATACGTCGATTCAGATGTTAGCAGCCAGCACACCTTTAACCTCCTAGCCCATCAATCAATAGACGGGATTACGCATAAGGAAAGACTTATTCTTGCCTTTATTGCATCGTATAAAAACTGGGCACTATTAAAGCAATATTCCACTCCTTTTATAGAATGGTTTTCAAAAGGAGAATTAAAGGATATTCGTATAGCAGGTGCGATGGTGAAGCTCGCCTCTGCTTTGGATTCATCTAAACGTATGCTGGTGAAGAAAATAAAAGTGCAAAAAAGTCAGGATGAGCTAGTTTTTCAACTAACTTGTGTGGGCAATACATTTGTTGAACAGTATCAAGCGGAAAAGCAGCTTCGTCATCTAGAGAAATCTTTAAAATATAACATCACTCTTAATTTCGTTGCAGATAGATAA
- a CDS encoding RNA degradosome polyphosphate kinase, protein MNGEKQYNLPSYYNNRELSWLAFNERVLEEALDTSNPLLERLKFLSIFSSNLDEFFMVRVAGLQDQVDAGYNRPENKAGLTPKQQLEEISKLTHKLVNTQCETFTNVLLPELKKESIYLLDITSLDKNQLSFLEEYFEEQIFPVLTPMAIDAYRPFPMLSNKSLNLAVLLEEEIEGQVSNRLAFVQVPAVLNRFISIPSDEGSSFVLLENVICYFIHKLFRGYKVVSVTPFRITRNADLTIHEEGSRDLLLEIEKELKKRKWGAAVRLEVSDDHFDNSVVEHITKELELDEEDIYRINGPLDHTFLAQFSKHLSRKREHLSFEAFIPQKPVDLDFDEDLFTKLLEQDVLLHHPYESFQPVVDFVTEAASDPDVLAIKQTLYRVSGDSPIITALKNAAENGKQVTVLVELKARFDEENNVHWAKELEKAGCHVIYGMTHLKTHSKITLVVRRRNQTIERFVHLGTGNYNDQTAIYYTDLGYLTSKRKFGIDATNFFNFLSGYTEKPKYNHIVVAPYDIRGKFIELIDQEITYHKQYENGRIIAKMNSLTDKELIMKLYEASSAGVKIDLIIRGICCLKPKIPKVSENIRVISIVGRFLEHSRIYYFYHNGEEKVYLSSADMMTRNMEKRVEILFPIFENHHKDRISHILNLQLSDNVKAREQHQDGKYSYVSSNNENLLNHQVEIMKETYQLREDEE, encoded by the coding sequence ATGAATGGTGAAAAGCAATACAATCTACCTTCCTATTATAATAACCGTGAGTTAAGCTGGTTAGCTTTTAATGAAAGAGTACTTGAAGAGGCACTTGATACGAGTAACCCACTTCTTGAAAGGCTTAAATTTCTATCGATATTCAGTTCTAATCTAGATGAATTTTTTATGGTTAGAGTTGCTGGATTACAGGACCAAGTGGATGCTGGATATAATAGGCCAGAAAATAAGGCAGGATTAACTCCGAAGCAACAGCTCGAGGAAATTTCGAAGCTCACTCATAAGCTGGTGAATACCCAATGTGAAACCTTTACCAACGTCCTGCTTCCGGAACTAAAAAAGGAATCCATTTACCTCCTTGACATTACTAGTTTGGATAAAAATCAACTTTCTTTTTTAGAAGAATATTTTGAAGAACAGATCTTTCCAGTATTAACTCCGATGGCTATTGATGCGTATCGTCCATTCCCGATGTTATCAAACAAAAGTTTAAACCTTGCCGTTTTGCTAGAAGAGGAAATAGAGGGCCAGGTGAGTAATCGTCTTGCTTTTGTTCAAGTACCCGCGGTTCTTAATCGTTTTATTAGTATACCAAGTGATGAAGGTAGCTCCTTTGTTCTTTTAGAAAATGTGATTTGCTACTTTATACATAAGCTGTTTAGAGGATATAAAGTAGTATCTGTTACCCCTTTTCGTATTACGAGAAATGCTGATTTAACGATACATGAAGAGGGGTCAAGAGACCTATTATTAGAAATTGAAAAAGAGCTAAAAAAACGAAAATGGGGAGCGGCTGTTCGTTTAGAGGTGAGTGATGACCATTTTGATAACTCTGTTGTTGAGCATATAACAAAAGAACTAGAGTTAGATGAAGAGGATATTTACAGAATTAATGGGCCACTCGATCATACATTTTTAGCCCAGTTTTCAAAGCATTTATCAAGAAAAAGAGAGCATTTAAGCTTTGAAGCCTTTATTCCTCAAAAGCCAGTGGATCTTGATTTTGACGAAGATCTATTTACGAAGCTACTCGAACAAGATGTTTTATTACATCATCCGTACGAATCGTTTCAGCCTGTTGTCGACTTTGTTACCGAAGCTGCCAGTGACCCTGATGTCTTAGCGATCAAACAAACTCTGTATCGTGTAAGTGGTGATTCCCCCATTATTACCGCTCTTAAAAATGCTGCCGAAAATGGAAAGCAGGTGACTGTTCTAGTCGAGTTAAAAGCTAGGTTTGATGAGGAAAATAATGTTCACTGGGCGAAAGAACTAGAGAAAGCTGGCTGTCATGTTATATATGGTATGACCCATTTAAAAACGCATAGTAAGATTACATTAGTAGTTAGAAGGAGAAATCAAACGATAGAAAGATTTGTTCATTTAGGAACCGGAAACTACAATGATCAAACAGCCATATACTATACAGACTTAGGATATTTAACTTCCAAACGAAAATTCGGCATTGATGCAACAAACTTTTTTAATTTTTTGAGTGGATATACAGAGAAGCCAAAGTATAATCATATCGTTGTTGCACCATATGATATAAGAGGTAAGTTTATTGAATTAATCGACCAGGAAATAACCTATCATAAGCAATACGAAAATGGTCGGATTATTGCAAAGATGAACTCCCTAACTGATAAGGAATTAATCATGAAACTCTATGAAGCGTCGTCTGCTGGAGTAAAAATCGATTTAATTATTCGAGGCATATGTTGCCTAAAGCCAAAAATTCCAAAGGTTAGTGAAAATATTAGGGTCATAAGTATTGTTGGTCGTTTTTTAGAGCATAGCCGTATTTATTATTTCTACCATAACGGGGAGGAAAAGGTATATTTGTCTTCTGCCGATATGATGACTAGAAATATGGAGAAACGAGTAGAAATTCTATTTCCAATCTTTGAAAATCATCACAAAGACAGAATAAGCCATATATTGAATCTCCAGCTTTCAGACAATGTAAAAGCAAGAGAACAGCATCAAGATGGGAAGTACTCTTATGTCTCCTCAAACAATGAAAATTTACTAAACCACCAAGTAGAAATAATGAAAGAAACCTATCAATTAAGAGAAGATGAGGAATGA